A genomic window from Colletotrichum destructivum chromosome 7, complete sequence includes:
- a CDS encoding Putative replication termination factor 2, Zinc finger, RING/FYVE/PHD-type gives MGNDGGSIPKRRELVKEAARALSVSELKANALESLGHAWNNDPITSQPLDRDNVVSDWRGRLYNYESILQGLMPSDDNTESSPPSNPDSQELTLAATGIKSLRDIVRLKFHRYTPPGTKKDIWACPISLKELGPSVKAVYIVPCGHVFAEIAIKEIQELRCPECSEEFKSENAVPILPTEESDLKKLVQRMDDLKAAGLAHSLKKDKKDKKKKRKADEGVQEGDKTGKKRATEDAVAPKSAKEASGRISGINNAMAASLTAKVMAEQEELSKRRKMASSRG, from the coding sequence ATGGGTAACGACGGAGGATCCATTCCCAAACGCCGCGAGCTCGTCAAAGAAGCCGCCCGCGCTCTCAGCGTCAGCGAACTGAAAGCAAACGCCCTAGAGTCCCTCGGCCACGCCTGGAACAACGATCCCATTACGAGTCAGCCCCTCGACAGGGACAATGTCGTCTCCGACTGGCGCGGGCGCCTCTACAACTACGAGTCCATCCTTCAAGGCCTGATGCCCTCCGACGACAACACCgagtcgtcgccgccgtccaacCCCGATTCCCAAGAGCTCACACTTGCGGCCACCGGCATCAAGTCGCTTCGCGACATCGTTAGGCTCAAGTTCCACCGATACACCCCGCCCGGCACCAAGAAGGACATCTGGGCCTGCCCCATTTCCTTGAAGGAGTTGGGTCCTTCCGTCAAAGCGGTCTACATTGTGCCTTGCGGCCATGTGTTCGCCGAAATTGCCATCAAGGAAATCCAGGAGCTGAGGTGTCCCGAGTGTAGCGAAGAGTTTAAAAGCGAGAATGCGGTGCCTATCCTGCCGACCGAGGAAAGCGATCTCAAGAAGCTGGTGCAGAGGATGGATGATTTGAAGGCCGCGGGACTTGCACACAGCctcaagaaggacaagaaggacaagaagaagaagcgcaaggccgATGAGGGGGTTCAAGAGGGCGATAAGACAGGCAAGAAGAGAGCGACAGAAGATGCCGTTGCCCCAAAGTCTGCCAAGGAAGCATCCGGGAGGATCAGCGGCATCAACAATGCCATGGCCGCGTCATTAACAGCCAAGGTAATGGCTGAGCAGGAGGAGCTAAGCAAGCGGAGGAagatggcgtcgtcgaggggtTGA
- a CDS encoding Putative mannose-6-phosphate receptor binding domain superfamily, glucosidase II beta subunit: MRQSYSLVLVGTFLCAAAPVSATSLPRGVGPEFAKFFEAKETFSCIGHPEVKLSIKQVNDNSCDCPDGSDEPGTAACAYLDPLSPPQPFAGSLTGTTNTTNALPGFWCANGGHIGTYVPFTFVNDGHCDYDVCCDGTEEYSGVGGVKCENKCAEIGKEYRRIEAARTDAIDKAAKRRKTMAKESRELRRRVETKVNTLKDEVKGLETRKDELEQKLHEIERSEKGKVVKGEGSGGKLGTLLSLAKTRVTELRETLEDVVAHRDELQNKVKELEGILSRFKEEYNPNFNDEGVKRAVKGWEDYAANLANEALPDGLEADIKEVLVEDSETSGINWKEFEEDEVSDTDILYNFEAYLPDAVREFVHGKLLSLRVWMIENGLIADNNQAGAESRLVKAAREAFNSANSDLLDKKRQLETEEKDLEKDYGIDDIFRVLKNKCVSTELGEYEYELCWMDKTNQKSKKGGGNTNMGNFVRIDKEMADDEERIDGKSLGQGLRMVLRYENGQGCWNGPQRRTDVWLACSETEELWKVSESEKCVYKMEVGTPAACDELLEPPKPKGKDEL, from the exons ATGCGTCAAAGCTACAGCTTGGTGCTTGTTGGCACCTTCCTGTGTGCTGCTGCACCTGTCTCGGCCACTAGCTTGCCGAGAGGTGTTGGCCCTGAAT TTGCCAAGTTcttcgaggccaaggagaccTTCTCTTGCATCGGCCACCCTGAGGTGAAGCTTAGCATCAAGCAAGTCAACGACAACTCCTGCGACTGCCCCGATGGCTCTGATGAGCCCGGCACTGCGGCCTGTGCCTATCTCgaccccctctcccccccgcAGCCCTTTGCCGGTTCCCTGACTggcaccaccaacaccaccaatGCCCTGCCTGGCTTCTGGTGCGCCAACGGCGGCCACATCGGCACCTACGTCCCCTTCACATTCGTCAACGACGGCCACTGCGACTACGACGTCTGCTgcgacggcaccgaggagTACAGCGGTGTTGGAGGCGTCAAGTGCGAGAACAAGTGCGCCGAGATCGGCAAGGAGTACCGCCGCATTGAGGCCGCTCGTaccgacgccatcgacaaGGCGGCTAAGAGACGCAAGACGATGGCCAAGGAGTCTCGcgagcttcgccgccgcgtcgagaCCAAGGTCAACACTCTCAAGGACGAGGTCAAGGGTCTCGAGACCCGCAAAGATGAGCTTGAACAGAAGCTTCACGAGATCGAGCGTTCAGAGAAGggcaaggtcgtcaagggcgaggGCTCTGGTGGAAAGCTCGGCACCTTGCTGAGCCTGGCTAAGACTCGCGTGACCGAGCTTCGCGAGaccctcgaggacgtcgttgCTCACCGAGACGAGCTCCAGAACAAGGTTaaggagctcgagggcaTTCTCAGCCGCTTCAAGGAGGAGTACAACCCCAACTTCAACGACGAGGGTGTCAAGCGCGCCGTCAAGGGCTGGGAGGACTACGCCGCCAACCTCGCCAACGAGGCACTTcccgatggcctcgaggctGATATCAAGGaggtccttgtcgaggacTCCGAGACCTCGGGCATCAACTGGAAGGAGTttgaggaggacgaggtctCCGACACCGACATCC TCTACAACTTCGAGGCCTACCTCCCTGACGCAGTCCGCGAGTTCGTCCATGGAAAGCTCCTCTCCCTACGGGTGTGGATGATCGAGAACGGCCTTATCGCTGATAACAAtcaggccggcgccgagtctCGCCTCGTCAAGGCTGCCCGCGAGGCCTTCAACTCGGCCAACAGCGATCTGCTGGACAAGAAGCGCCAGCTGGagaccgaggagaaggacctTGAGAAGGACTACGGTATCGACGATATCTTCCGTGTGCTGAAGAACAAGTGCGTCAGCACCGAGCTCGGCGAGTACGAGTACGAGCTTTGCTGGATGGATAAGACCAACCAGAAGTCTAAGAAGGGTGGCGGCAACACCAACATGGGCAACTTCGTCCGTATCGACAAGGAGATggcagacgacgaggagcgcaTCGACGGCAAGAGCCTTGGCCAGGGCCTCCGTATGGTTCTTCGCTACGAGAACGGCCAGGGTTGCTGGAATGGCCCGCAGAGACGCACCGACGTCTGGCTCGCCTGCagcgagacggaggagcTTTGGAAGGTCTCGGAGTCGGAGAAGTGCGTCTACAAGATGGAGGTCGGCACACCCGCCGCCTGCGACGAGCTGCTTGAGCCTcccaagcccaagggcaaggaTGAGTTGTAG
- a CDS encoding Putative cyclin-D1-binding protein, whose amino-acid sequence MASSAAGTTPVALNALTDTTVTLIQQLETVLLAINGGKDTPQQTDTSSVDTFPLARDSASLIKAHSTKISVLIINEPFTPSAIIKVLRELVSGPIPGVATAAQACDAERYTSTVRKDLAWKCYTVLKELRGLVEKIPRDGKILSAAQKSGSAGAAGKGSMASTGVIWSACDDLMQFSNGGVGGCFIKKVEEFRATLKDVMEELKEWGEEEPDDDDDDDNDTDGLDHDSALGSMMPSTQEMIDDMMSGQGTIPRDDPDNIRNRLESCLKRLRLTTLLYQAIVKRRLKTLPSLPSENSNVPKRLDEAMRILRKLPHMFDELAGAFYELSPDEIDRVMDLCFNEIVALSELLKSPWAGEKDEFSEWAVKFQAEIKKG is encoded by the coding sequence ATGGCTTCTTCAGCCGCCGGAACTACGCCCGTGGCCCTGAATGCGCTGACCGACACGACCGTGACCCTCATCCAACAGCTCGAGACGGTGCTTCTGGccatcaacggcggcaaAGACACTCCTCAGCAGACCGACACCTCCTCCGTCGACACCTTCCCCTTGGCCCGTGATTCGGCCTCGCTTATTAAGGCGCACTCAACCAAGATTTCTgtcctcatcatcaacgAGCCCTTCACACCCTCCGCCATTATCAAAGTCTTGCGCGAGCTCGTCAGCGGGCCGATTCCCGGTGTCGCCACAGCCGCCCAGGCATGCGACGCGGAACGCTACACCTCGACTGTCCGGAAAGATCTGGCATGGAAGTGCTACACTGTATTGAAGGAGCTTAGGGGGCTGGTGGAAAAGATCCCTAGGGATGGCAAGATCCTTTCGGCGGCGCAAAAGTCGGGTTCTGCGGGAGCTGCGGGCAAGGGCAGCATGGCCTCCACGGGTGTCATCTGGTCCGCCTGCGATGATTTGATGCAGTTCTccaacggcggcgttggtggaTGCTTTATCAAGAAAGTCGAGGAATTTAGAGCGACTTTGAAGGATGTCATGGAGGAACTCAAGGAGtggggcgaggaggagcccgacgacgacgatgacgacgacaacgacacgGACGGTTTGGATCACGATTCTGCGCTGGGTTCCATGATGCCTTCGACCCAAGAGATGATTGACGACATGATGTCTGGTCAAGGAACGATCCCTCGCGACGACCCCGACAATATCCGCAATCGCCTCGAGTCTTGCCTGAAGCGTCTGAGACTGACCACGCTTCTCTACCAAGCCATCGTAAAGAGACGGTTGAAGACTCTTCCCTCGCTTCCTTCTGAGAACTCCAATGTTCCTAAGCGACTCGACGAGGCGATGCGCATTCTCAGGAAGTTGCCCCACATGTTTGACGAGCTCGCTGGCGCATTTTACGAGCTCTCACCTGACGAGATTGACCGGGTCATGGATCTCTGCTTCAACGAGATCGTTGCCCTTTCTGAGTTGCTGAAGTCACCATGGGCCGGGGAGAAAGACGAGTTTTCCGAATGGGCGGTGAAGTTCCAAgccgagatcaagaaggGCTGA
- a CDS encoding Putative grpB/Dephospho-CoA kinase, Nucleotidyltransferase superfamily: MSCSIEDILEHYEFDPSIIQRISTRKFKPALSIEPPDPAWPAQFEEIRTRINDALGPVALAVTHVGSTSVPNLPAKAVIDVDVTVSDPSDEDAYAPALEKAGFQFLVREPEWHEHRFFAMHEPYNCNLHVFKKGTAELVRHVIMKEWLIAHDDDRELYARTKMEAAQVSNSLGETVMEYNLRKEKVIREILERAFKAKGYLK; the protein is encoded by the coding sequence ATGTCTTGCTCCATAGAAGACATCCTGGAACACTATGAATTCGACCCTTCAATCATCCAACGTATCTCTACACGCAAGTTCAAGCCTGCATTGTCCATTGAGCCACCAGACCCCGCGTGGCCAGCCCAATTTGAGGAGATACGGACTCGCATCAatgacgccctcggcccagTCGCTCTGGCCGTGACCCACGTAGGCTCGACTTCAGTGCCGAACCTGCcggccaaggccgtcatTGACGTCGATGTCACCGTTTCAGATCCCTCGGACGAAGACGCCTACGCGCCCGCGCTGGAGAAGGCGGGGTTCCAGTTCCTCGTCCGCGAGCCGGAGTGGCATGAGCACCGCTTCTTCGCCATGCACGAGCCGTACAACTGCAACTTACACGTTTTCAAGAAGGGGACCGCGGAGCTAGTGAGACATGTGATCATGAAGGAGTGGCTTATCGCCCATGACGACGACAGGGAGTTGTATGCAAGGACCAAGATGGAGGCTGCGCAAGTTAGCAATTCACTTGGGGAAACTGTCATGGAGTACAACCTTaggaaggagaaggtcaTTCGTGAGATTCTTGAGCGGGCATTCAAGGCAAAAGGGTACCTAAAGTGA
- a CDS encoding Putative FAD-binding domain, FAD/NAD(P)-binding domain superfamily, translating into MSSLKVLISGGGVGGPALAFWLSKLGHDVTILERSSSLRVQGQQIDIRGQGVEVIRRMGLEHLIRDKGVNEAGITFVDRKGNPQATFEANKTGIGRQSFTSEFEIMRGDLVRILFQKTKELGVKYIFGTTIESFEQDSDSVTAHLSDGTTDTFDLLVGADGQSSKTRRLMLGTGAKDPFYSLGMHMAFYTIPRWKTDTNYATVCIFLGKRMMMTRNDNPETTQAYLAVCPTDEKTEKLLTDAENSRDTNQQKQVWSELFRGAGWQSDRFIDALQDDGVSNNFYSVHVGQIRMDKCYNNRVVLVGDAGYAPSPLTGRGTTCAFVGAYVLAGEISKHCSASSGKAADGVPGALEAFNEQILALTKSVQNISIKPSKLYPNSQWIITILYKILWLVTALRIDKILQRLQSDDVEGWKLPDYPGLSYEKGKESHKGTK; encoded by the coding sequence ATGTCTTCTCTCAAAGTTCTCATCTCGGGCGggggcgtcggcgggccGGCCCTTGCATTCTGGTTATCGAAACTCGGCCACGATGTGACCATCCTCGAGCGGTCTTCTAGCTTGCGAGTCCAAGGCCAGCAAATCGACATTCGCGGCCAGGGAGTCGAAGTGATCCGTCGCATGGGCCTGGAGCACTTGATCCGCGATAAAGGTGTCAATGAGGCCGGCATCACCTTTGTCGACAGGAAAGGAAATCCGCAAGCGACTTTTGAAGCAAATAAGACGGGCATCGGCAGGCAGTCGTTTACGTCCGAGTTCGAGATCATGCGCGGTGACCTTGTCCGGATCCTTTTCCAAAAGACGAAAGAACTTGGCGTCAAGTACATCTTTGGCACCACCATTGAGTCTTTCGAGCAGGACTCGGACTCGGTCACGGCTCATCTGTCAGATGGCACCACGGACACTttcgacctcctcgtcggagcAGATGGCCAGAGTTCCAAGACCCGAAGGCTGATGCTCGGTACCGGCGCGAAGGATCCATTTTACTCTCTCGGTATGCACATGGCGTTTTATACCATCCCGAGGTGGAAGACGGACACCAATTACGCCACTGTCTGCATCTTCCTTGGGAAACgaatgatgatgacgagaaACGACAACCCGGAGACGACCCAGGCTTACCTTGCCGTCTGCCCAACTGACGAGAAGACCGAGAAGCTGCTCACAGACGCCGAGAACAGCCGTGACACGAACCAGCAGAAACAGGTTTGGTCGGAGCTGTTCAGGGGGGCTGGGTGGCAGTCGGATCGCTTCATCGACGCTCTACAGGACGATGGCGTATCGAACAACTTCTACAGCGTGCACGTTGGGCAGATCCGGATGGACAAGTGCTACAACAATCGCGTGGTGCTCGTAGGCGATGCAGGGTACGCACCGAGCCCTCTCACCGGCCGCGGAACAACCTGCGCGTTCGTTGGGGCGTACGTCCTGGCAGGGGAGATCTCGAAGCACTGCTCGGCGTCTTCGGGCAAGGCGGCCGATGGAGTGCCGGGTgccctcgaggccttcaACGAGCAAATCCTAGCATTGACGAAATCGGTCCAGAACATTTCGATAAAGCCGTCTAAGCTCTACCCCAACTCTCAATGGATCATCACCATCTTGTACAAGATTTTGTGGTTGGTGACGGCGCTGAGGATCGACAAGATTCTTCAGAGGCTCCAATCGGACGATGTCGAAGGCTGGAAGCTCCCCGATTATCCTGGGCTCTCTTATGAGAAGGGTAAAGAAAGTCACAAGGGGACGAAGTGA
- a CDS encoding Putative Galactose-binding-like domain superfamily, galactose mutarotase-like domain superfamily: MLLVFFHNKVDHPRFQKQRRGSFDVPLCCLAFSQLCPLTLFLVRKAKGSPLQPKMALNTLIQVLFFSILSFASSALAAFGVTTSGSNFVVDAGSSNSLVFQVSKSSCDINSIKYRGNELQYASKGSHISSGLGTATVEATTITASTGKVIKVTCTTSTLTHYLIVKEGEANIYLATYITAEPSIGELRWISRLNKDILPSEYPFGSASTTAGSSSTVEGSDVFVVGGQTRSKFYSSERFIDDKVRCVYGTSPEEIHVCVSVEPKTGFELSSGGPFFRDINTNNAGDSTNLYNYMNSNHAQTEAYRMGLHGPYVQSFSRSGIPKNTDFNYDFYSELGLKGYVAKSGRGTVTGTASGISGSFQRVVHWYNANAQYWTYASSSGAFTSPAMKPGTYTMVLYQTEFKVATTSVTVTAGKATTANIASGLTSHTSLWKIGEYDGQPTGFRNADKQLRMHPSDSRMSSWGPLTYTVGSSSASDFPMAIFTAVNNPVTIKFNLASAPGAATLRIATTLAFASGRPQAKVNSWSGPSPAAPTKIDSRGVTRGAYRGLGEVYDVSIPAGTLVAGANTITISVISGSSGDTYLSPSVIFDAVELFT; the protein is encoded by the exons ATGTTGTTGGTCTTTTTTCATAATAAAGTCGATCATCCGCGTTTTCAGAAACAGAGAAGAGGCTCTTTTGATGTCCCCTTATGCTGCTTGGCCTTTTCCCAACTTTGTCCTCTTACACTCTTTCTAGTCCGCAAGGCAAAAGGTAGCCCCTTGCAGCCCAAAATGGCGCTCAACACCCTTATTCaggttctcttcttctccattctctccttcgcctcctcTGCCCTGGCCGCTTTTGGCGTTACCACTTCTGGCAGCAACTTCGTTGTCGATGCCGGCTCATCCAACTCCCTCGTCTTCCAAGTCTCCAAGTCCAGCTGCGACATCAACTCCATCAAGTACCGCGGCAATGAACTCCAGTACGCGAGCAAGGGCAGCCACATCAGCTCCGGCCTCGGTACCGCCACCGTCGAGGCtaccaccatcaccgccagCACCGGCAAGGTTATCAAGGTGACCTGCACTACATCGACTCTGACGCACTACCTCatcgtcaaggagggcgaggccaACATCTACTTGGCTACCTACATCACTGCTGAGCCCTCTATCGGCGAGCTCCGCTGGATCTCGCGTCTCAACAAAGACATCCTCCCCAGCGAATACCCCTTCGGCTCtgcctccaccaccgccggctcCAGCTCCACTGTCGAGGGCTCcgacgtcttcgtcgtcggcggccagacGCGATCCAAGTTCTACTCGAGCGAGCGCTTCATCGATGACAAGGTCCGCTGCGTCTACGGCACCAGCCCCGAGGAGATCCATGTCTGCGTGTCCGTCGAGCCCAAGACCGGCTTCGAGCTGTCGTCCGGCGGCCCCTTTTTCCGCGAtatcaacaccaacaacgccggcgacTCCACCAACCTATACAACTACATGAACAGCAACCACGCCCAGACCGAGGCCTACCGTATGGGTCTGCACGGCCCTTACGTCCAGTCCTTCTCCCGCTCCGGCATTCCCAAGAACACCGACTTCAACTACGACTTCTACAGCGAGCTCGGCCTCAAGGGCTACGTTGCCAAGTCTGGTCGTGGCACCGTCACTGGCACCGCCTCGGGCATCTCCGGCAGCTTCCAGCGTGTTGTCCACTGGTACAACGCCAACGCCCAGTACTGGACCTACGCCTCCTCCAGCGGCGCCTTCACCTCGCCAGCGATGAAGCCCGGCACCTACACCATGGTCCTCTACCAGACCGAGTTCAAGGTCGCCACCACTTCCGTCACCGTCACTGCCGGCAaggccaccaccgccaacatcGCTAGCGGCCTGACCTCCCACACCAGCCTGTGGAAGATTGGGGAGTACGACGGCCAGCCCACCGGCTTCCGCAACGCCGACAAGCAGCTCCGTATGCACCCCTCCGACAGCCGCATGAGCAGCTGGGGACCATTGACATACACCGTtggctcctcctccgccagcgATTTCCCCATGGCCATCTTCACCGCCGTGAACAACCCTGTCACCATCAAGTTCAACCTCGCCTCTGCCCCTGGTGCTGCCACCCTCCGCATCGCCACCACTCTTGCCTTCGCCAGCGGTCGTCCCCAGGCCAAGGTGAACAGTTGGAGCGGCCCGTCCCCCGCTGCGCCCACCAAGATTGACTCTCGTGGCGTCACTCGTGGCGCTTACCGCGGTCTTGGCGAGGTCTACGACGTCAGTATCCCTGCTGGCACGCTTGTTGCTGGTGCCAACACAATCACCATCTCTGTCATCTCCGGCAGCAGCGGTGACACTTACCTGAGCCCCAGTGTC ATCTTCGATGCTGTTGAGCTTTTCACGTAA
- a CDS encoding Putative Zinc finger C2H2-type: MEDERPFTVEIPIRPREPRHRDSTIATQAKIEEVIHSPFEHHFRLSQPQHQQTKCPEGLKIISSTFAKTFRDRSPTSSTMSSTHVPDSATTCSMPMSPTSSTFTRATTPDIDGPERLPTPFLASKSGTNGHRYRESCDSGSTFVNSIHEERFPAYPESICIGHPHKDEDPMPLMDVVEPEDDGQNDMQHTAGTPRPPTPEEDFESHREPAVPRQPLNERLSFDSGSDRLSRAWEPATPTPIDFSNEEADAVLDYVLQVTYGVELDEVNMPPSFLRHFVFRFIQDIGRFAFTGFPVTTTQLTHTTSTSSNGSVPVARRSGSGRGSQNGKRKKGDASRLEGDDDGDDLTDDDGDSSVPFKRARPTPREVEENLRLSCPFRKRNPHRFNVREHHSCAMTYFPKFAELRQHIVKQHKRNDPSSFMCDRCNRDFPSKKDLRDHQRLPKEQMCDVSDHDPESGIDGPTMTKLLSRKRASGMTPEVQWKEIWNLLFPDDDDYKVQHFDFCPVIEHFELQAQFMNSLKDVEDSLRNKGMTQQALETIGNIYRNQFIQVIEQCITNAQTMPYSNRSNRKNEPSPSRFLAPRHLTRTVPRPDSGVDVDEGSEDSQSVTVFPGGVFDGQGLLGHSDSVKTVRRVSSTSSESRSSVPPRPLQPLMEQQPASGFGLAGSPSPQQRLSPLLHQQQQQQHQQQIPQQPTVFDQQADFMPMVSGVTPDMATQLWAYSEGNAETGTSPGGIGMYAPTLASNGQNQFLEWNSGLQNSNGIYDFSGYMPR; the protein is encoded by the exons ATGGAGGACGAGCGGCCATTTACAGTTGAGATTCCAATTCGACCTCGGGAGCCGCGTCATCGCGACTCGACCATTGCCACGCAGGCCAAGATCGAAGAGGTCATTCACTCGCCCTTTGAACACCACTTCCGCTTATCGCAACCGCAACATCAACAGACAAAATGTCCCGAGGGCCTGAAAATCATCTCGAGCACATTCGCCAAGACGTTTCGCGATCGGTcgccgacttcttcgaccaTGAGCTCGACCCATGTCCCGGACTCTGCGACAACCTGCTCTATGCCCATGTCTCCCACCTCTTCGACTTTCACGAGGGCCACCACGCCTGACATCGACGGGCCGGAGCGCTTGCCTACCCCCTTTCTAGCATCCAAGTCCGGCACGAACGGTCATAGGTACCGGGAGTCTTGCGATTCTGGCTCGACCTTTGTGAACTCCATCCACGAAGAGAGGTTTCCGGCATATCCGGAGTCCATCTGCATTGGGCACCCGcacaaggacgaggacccAATGCCGCTCAtggatgtcgtcgagccgGAGGATGATGGGCAGAATGACATGCAGCACACAGCGGGGACGCCCAG gccgccgacgccggaaGAAGACTTCGAGTCACACCGTGAGCCGGCTGTTCCCCGCCAGCCACTAAACGAACGGTTGAGCTTTGACTCGGGCTCCGATCGTCTTTCGCGGGCCTGGGAACCCgcgacgccaacgccgatTGACTTCTCCAACGAGGAGGCTGACGCCGTTCTTGATTATGTCCTCCAGGTGACGtacggcgtcgagctcgacgaagTCAACATGCCGCCGTCATTCCTTCGCCATTTTGTCTTTAGGTTCATACAGGACATCGGCAGGTTCGCCTTCACCGGGTTTCCTGTCACGACGACGCAGTTGACACACACGACATCAACCTCGTCCAATGGCTCGGTGCCTGTGGCTCGAAGATCGGGATCTGGTCGGGGCTCTCAGAACGGGAAACGGAAAAAGGGCGACGCAAGCCGCCTAGAAggggatgatgacggcgacgacttgaccgacgacgacggcgactcCAGCGTGCCCTTCAAACGAGCGAGGCCAACCCCCAGGGAAGTAGAAGAGAACCTGCGCCTCAGCTGTCCCTTTCGGAAGAGGAACCCGCATCGGTTCAACGTCAGAGAGCACCACTCCTGCGCCATGACCTACTTCCCAAAGTTCGCCGAGTTGAG GCAACACATTGTCAAGCAGCACAAGCGCAACGACCCGTCGTCTTTCATGTGTGACCGCTGCAACCGGGACTTCCCTAGCAAGAAGGACCTCAGAGACCACCAACGTCTACCCAAAGAGCAGATGTGCGACGTCTCCGATCATGACCCCGAGTCAGGGATCGATGGGCCCACGATGACGAAGCTGCTGAGCAGAAAGCGAGCAAGCGGCATGACCCCTGAAGTGCAGTGGAAGGAGATCTGGAACCTGTTGTTCCCTGACGATGATGACTACAAGGTCCAGCATTTCG ACTTCTGTCCCGTCATCGAGCACTTTGAGCTGCAAGCCCAATTCATGAACAGCCTCAAAGACGTCGAAGACAGCCTCCGGAACAAGGGCATGACCCAACAGGCACTGGAAACCATTGGCAATATCTATCGTAACCAGTTCATCCAGGTCATCGAGCAGTGCATCACCAACGCCCAAACGATGCCCTACTCCAACAGGAGTAACCGGAAGAACGAACCATCTCCCTCCCGCTTCTTGGCTCCACGTCACCTGACCCGCACTGTCCCCCGTCCGGACTCGGGCGTggatgtcgacgagggcTCCGAGGACAGCCAGTCTGTCACCGTCTTTCCCGGGGGCGTCTTTGATGGACAGGGATTACTGGGCCACTCGGACAGCGTGAAAACCGTCAGACGGGTATCTTCTACCTCGTCGGAGTCCAGGAGCTCGGTACCGCCAAGGCCGCTACAGCCTCTTATGGAGCAACAGCCTGCCTCTGGATTTGGTCTCGCAGGCTCTCCTTCTCCGCAGCAGAGGCTGTCGCCCTTGCttcaccagcagcagcagcagcagcatcagcagcagaTACCACAACAGCCCACGGTATTCGATCAGCAGGCTGATTTTATGCCGATGGTGAGTGGCGTGACGCCAGACATGGCAACACAACTCTGGGCCTACAGCGAAGGCAATGCCGAGACAGGAACATCGCCGGGCGGGATAGGCATGTATGCGCCAACATTGGCTTCCAACGGGCAGAACCAGTTCCTAGAGTGGAACTCGGGACTGCAGAACTCTAATGGGATTTACGACTTTTCAGGATACATGCCTCGTTGA